ggatcatgtagtctttcctggaggtcattgaactcgcgaaatttccagtctctacttatgcgcatggaccggaaaaattcgcgggttcagtgaactctaggatgaactttatagttctacgcacactcggtcaaatgtcaccctctcattggctgctgtcttgtgaaggtgtcccaacttagcggcctgtgattcgatacagcttcggttgagtgtttctcattggcccagagtcgtccaggtgagttgtgaaccaatagcagaggcagcaccgaggtataagtatttgaatttcaggccatcgtgaaatgaatccgcgaatttttccggtgtctacttAAACGGCCAAAAGTTATTTTGATCGTGCGACTATGAGTATCCATACTATAAAAAATGACCATTCTAACATAGGAAGTTGTTTTAAAAAGATGGCTCGTGGCGGAAATGACGTCGGCGTGACGCCCCTGTGCACCGGACTGATACCTCGATCGTCACGAAAGACACTGAAACAAGAAGCCCCGATGTAGCGACAGCTCGCGAGCAAGCAAGAGGAGACAGCAATAAAAACACGTGCACGGTCAAATATTTGTCGAAGCGGCGACGCtccttctccccctcccccctcccctttttttcggGTGAGAGCTCGATAGCGATGACGCCAAGGACAAGGGAGGGGACTTTCTACGGCGCTTTTGTTCGACGGCGGGACGGACGAACGGTTACGATCGTAGGAGTGGGAGAGGGGAGACAGCACACAGGTGTGTACACGGGGcgggagagtgagagagagaggggcAGATAACCGCTGTAGGGAGTAGTAGAGGGGGTGTGTGTCTCATATCGTTCACTTCCTCTTTCCACAGGGCAAGCCTCCTGTTTTCTCCCGCGCCACGCCTTCGGGAGGCGGCAGTGGATATAAGGACCCGACCCGCCGGCGAGCCGCGACACACGGTCTTCCAGCCCGCGGACGGAAGGAACCAAGAGAGAGACACGGTTGAAGATGCAGTTGTTCGCGGTGGTAATGGTGGCGGTGCTGGCGGTTGGGGCCCGAGGCAAGGCCGTGCAGGTGTCGGACAACGAGATCCCCTCGGGGGCGGCGGAGGACCGAGGTTTCGCCGCCGCGGCGGAGGACCCGGCCTGGCGCTACGCCGGCAGGGTGCTGGACGCGTGCGGCGACAAGGAGCTGGCGGCCTGCCTGGGCGCCAAGGCGGTGGCGGCGCTGGGGCGGGCGGAGGCGGCGCCGCGCATAGCGCTGCTGCCCGGGCTGGCGCTGGTGAGGAGCGCCGACGCGCCGGCGCGCGACGCCAAGGCGCTCGCCTCGGAGGCGGAGGTGCACAACAGCCTGGAGCAGGGCGCCGCCGCCGGCGACCAGGTGGGGCGGCTGGCAGACATGCTGCTGGAGGCGGCGGCCAGGTTCTTCCGCTCGCACGTGCTGCAGTTCCGCCTGCCCGAGGGAGCCGCGCAGCCGCTCCAGAGGGCACTCGACGAGGGTGAGTGGTCACTCACAACGCCACTTTGCCTTTTCTTTAAGGgggtatttataaaattttaacttgggACCACCCTAACATGCATGGGCAtagacccggggggggggggggtgtctaagATACCCTGCTCGCACTTGCCAAATCTTAACACTGAAACGGCATTGATGAACGTCATCCAAAATACTACAGATTTTCGTGCAGGGGTGGTACCGAGTTAAAATTTTACAACTATCcctaaagataaaataaaaatacgaaaaaaaaaaggcgtgtGACACCGAGCTTTGAAGTAGAGGGATGCGAACTGAAAAATGCCATCTAGGTTACTAGAATTTTTAAGTTGCAGCAATGTTGTATCTTTGCAGAAAGCAAACGCTGTGTTATTACAGCTGTAGTCAATACTAAACGTGATTCTAATACGAACATGAATAACTtcgcaggcaaaaaaaaattgtagcggAGAGTAAATATTGTCTTCAGTCATTCCACGTAGTTACGAAATATGTGCACTATTATACGATTACATTATTGCAATGGTCTGAAAACAGTGAAAACAAGAATGCATTTTTCTGTTTCCGTCTTTCGCCCTGAAATTATTGAAGTGTTGGTCGTAGTTCAATATATCTGGATCTTCGTAATATCTACGTTGGATTCTGTGTCATGATGTAAACTCAGTAAATACGCAAGCGTAGGACGAGAGATTTTTGCAGTTTACCGGGTTATGTTAATCTccaatttgatttattttttgttccaCTTTCAATTTTAAGATAACTCAGTTCTCGTAGAATCTCCAAAGTGGAGTAGATTCGCCGCCGGGTAACGTTTAGGCGATGTTGTGTTCGAGTCCTGAGTAAATAAAGAACgctaactctttttttttaaaaagggcaATAAATCAGTGAGTTTATATCGTGAAATGGTAATTAAAGGAATGAATAGTGATATCTGGATAACTGTGGATAAAATACGTGAAAAGTCTTTAGTTTCAGAAATAATTTGTGAAagctttttagtaaaaaaaaattaatgactacttaaattaaattttatcatcTATCCTAATCCGAAGAGCAGTTGCAAGCGATCTCCTCCTATGATAATCATTCCCGAATCACAGATAAGTTTAAGCCTCAGATTGTAAATAATGTTGTTTAATGCTGTTGGGCTAACTCAAGTAACGCCAGCTTATGAAGCGTACTTagatgtggatttttttttatatatgtgaaGACACTTCAGTAAAAagtcattttttatattttatttcaaggaTGTATACTATGTAGACAGTTTAGGCGTACCCGCCTTGACTACCAATTAACTAAACAAATGTTTACTAAGTATAGAAAGCTAATAACACTAAACGTATATCATTAAGGTAACATAAACACTGtaaccataaatattaaaaacttttcacAAATAATAGggcgatacaaaaaaataaataaatacctgcaagtaa
Above is a genomic segment from Bacillus rossius redtenbacheri isolate Brsri chromosome 7, Brsri_v3, whole genome shotgun sequence containing:
- the LOC134534585 gene encoding uncharacterized protein LOC134534585, translated to MQLFAVVMVAVLAVGARGKAVQVSDNEIPSGAAEDRGFAAAAEDPAWRYAGRVLDACGDKELAACLGAKAVAALGRAEAAPRIALLPGLALVRSADAPARDAKALASEAEVHNSLEQGAAAGDQVGRLADMLLEAAARFFRSHVLQFRLPEGAAQPLQRALDEGRGKKKILKTLMPLIMGIGLKLMALLPIGLGVIGLLAAKALLVSKVALILAGVLAAQKLLGSGGGLSGLGSAAGWASGNSGGGWSSSPPAAAAAGWASSGPGSSSYYRSFDADAAASAHDIAYKAQAPQN